GAACGACTACTACGGCCCCACGCTTCGCAACCCGGGCCGCTACCTGATCGAGAAGGTCCAGGGCCGACACGGCCTGAACGGCAACGCCCCGGCGGTCGGCGTGGTCCACAACCCGTGGGAAGAGCTGCGCGACGCGTTCGACACGGCGGGCTGGGTGAACCTGAGCAACACCCGCGGCAGCCTGAAGCTCGACGGCTACGAGCTCGCGTTCACGGGCCTCGACGACCCGCACATCAAACGCGACCGCTACGACCGCGTCACCGGCGGCCCGGACACGGCCGCCGACCTCTCCCTGGCCGTGGTCCACGCCCCCTACCTGCGCGCACTCGACGCCTTCACAGCCGACGCCTACCCCCTGATCCTGGCGGGCCACACCCACGGCGGCCAGCTGTGCATCCCCTTCTACGGCGCCCTGGTCACCAACTGCGACCTGGACACCGCCCGCGTCAAGGGCCTCTCGACCCACCAGAACGCCGGAAACGTCTCCTACCTGCACGTCTCGGCGGGCTGCGGCACGAGCCGCTACACGCCGGTGAGGTTCGCGTGCCCGCCGGAAGCGACGCTGCTCACACTGGTGGCACGGGACTGAGACGGCCCGGGGACGTGCGCGAAAACCGGATTTCGTCCAGGGCCGCGGGTGGGCTAAAGTAATCGATGTCGCCGCGACAGCGGTGACATCGGGGTGTAGCGCAGCTTGGCAGCGCGCTTCGTTCGGGACGAAGAGGTCGTGGGTTCAAATCCCGCCACCCCGACAGTGAAGTACCAGGTCAGGGGCCTGATCCACCGAGTGGATCAGGCCCCTGAGTGGTTTCTCGTGTCCTCCGGGGAGTCTTTCCGCGCGGCTCGTGCAGGCAGCGCAACGGGGAACTCGGGCTGCTGTCAAACCTGTTGACCGCGGCGATGGACGGACTGCCTCGTGGGCAGGCGGCTGCGGAGCTTCGAGTGGAGCGCAGCGTGGCGAGAGCCGTGCTTCAGGCAACGAGCTGGTCCAGCGCCGTCGTGAGCGCCTTGCGCTGGTGGTCACCCGGCTTGAACTCGTGGGTACCGGCGAAGTGTGTTCGCAGGTTCAGCGAGACCTCTGCCGCCGCATCGGTGATCCACAAGGCGCCCATGATCTGGCGGAGTTGTTCCACCGTGTACACCTCCGCGCATGCCGTACGGACCGGTGACACCAAGGGAGCGGGCCGCGCGGGTCAGCCCGGCTGGCTGTGGGAAGCGAACTGGTCCAGCAGGCCCGTAAGGGCGTTGTCGCCGAAAAGCAGGTCGAGGCTGGCGGCCGACTCCGCGGCTGAGGATTCGCTGCGGGGGAACAGCGTCCGTTCGTAGGCGGCGAGTGCGGCCTCGGTGTCGCCTGCGTGGGCGGCGAGGGCGCTGCCGAGTTCGGCGCCGTCGAACATGGCGAGGTTGGCGCCCTCGCCGGCGAACGGGGACATCAGGTGGGCGGCGTCGCCCAGGAGGGTGACCCCGGGGATCCGGTCCCAGCGGTGGGCAGTGGGCAGGGCGTGGATGTGCCGCGGCACCAGGGCGCCGTCGGCCTCGGCGACCAGCGCGCGCAGGCTGTCGTGCCAGCCGTCGAAGTGGGCGAGGACGGCCGCCTTGGCGGCGTCGGTGTCAGTGAAGTCGATGCCGGTGATCCACTCGTGGGGTGCCTTGCGCGCGACGTGGACATGCAGGCTGCCGTCGGTCTCGCGGTGGGCGAGGAGTCCCTTGCCGTCGTCGAGCGCGAAGAAGAATCCGCCGCCGATGACGGCCGCGCTGCCGGGGTGGCGCCGGTCGGCTTCCAGCAGGTCCACCTCGACGAACGACACACCCGTGTACGCGGGGAGGGCCGCCGAGAGCAGCGGGCGGATCCTCGACCAGGCCCCGTCGGCGCCGATGAGCAGGTTGGTGGTGAAGGCGCTCCCGTCGGCCAGGGTCACTTCGTGGCGGCCGCCGCCCAGGGGGCCGGCGCCAGTGATCCTCTTGCCCCAGCGGACAGTGCCCTCGGGCAGCGAGGTGAGCAGCAGGTCGCGCAGTTGTCCGCGGTCAACCTCGGGACGTGCGCCGTCGCCCGGGTCCTGTTGCTCCATCCGTACGACGCCGTGCTTGTCGAGAATGCGCATGGCCTCGCCACCGGGGTGTATGAGCCGGCGGAACTGATCATGGAGGCCCGCGGCACGCAGCGCCGCCTGCCCGGTTTCCTCGTGGATGTCGAGCATGCCGCCTTGAGTGCGGGCCCCGGCGGACGCCTCCAGGTCAAAAACTGTCGCTGCGATGCCGTTGACATGCAGGACGCGGGCCAGGGTGAGGCCGCCGAGACCGGCGCCGATGATGGCCAGAGGGTGGTGGGTGGTCATGCCGATACTCCTCGTGGGGTGCGGTTCAGGCCGCGGAACCGGCCGGAGGGGCCGGTACGGGGGTGTGCACGATGCCGTTGAGCAGCACACGGACACCCCAGGCGAACCGGGTCCGGGGCTCGCCCGAGAGCAGCGCGGTGGCGAGTGCGGCGATATGGGGGTGGGTGTCGCGAGAGGCGCCGAGCAGGGCCCTGGTCAGGGCGTCCCAGTCGTCCTGGGCGTCGGCGGCCTGGCCCTGACCGGCGTGCTCGGCGGCGGTCGCGGTGGCGTACTGCAGCAGTAGGTCCACGCCCCAAGCGGCCTGCCCCGGCGGGACGCCGCCCTCGTCCATCAGAGCCAGCAGCGCCTCGACCCGCCGCAGATAGTGCTCGCCGCTGGGGCGGGCGACGAGTGCCGCGCGGGCCAGTTCGGGGTGGGCGAACAGCACCGAAGTGCAGGAGGTGAGGACCTCGATCAGCCGGTCGCGCCAGTCGCCGTCCTCGCTGACCGGCGTCAGGTCGACGGAGCCGAGCAACTCGTCCAGGACTGCCGCGTGCAGCTCGGCGGTATTGCGCACGTACACGTAGAGCGACGCCGGGCCGGTGTCCAGCTCCTGCGCCAGGCGTCGCATGGTGACCTTCTGCAGACCTTCGGACCGCATGATCCGCACTGCGGCGGCGATGATGCCCGGCCGGGTCAGGGCGCGTTTGGCCGGACGTTCCCTACGACTGAGGGGTGCATTGCCGTGAGTAGCCATGGACCGAGGCTAACGAACATGTTCGGCACGAACAAGTACCTGACGAACATGTTCGCAACCCCGCAAGGCTCCCGCCGCCCGACGACTGAGCCAGCCGGGGCCAGGTCCGTCACCCCACCGCCATCTCCGGAGTGCGCCGTTGATCTCGTCCGCGTTGACTGTGCCCACCAGCACCTGGCCCGCCGGAGATCGAGGAGAGCGCGCCCTCCATGTCCGCAAACCCCCCGCCGCCCCCAGGCCAGTCCGCAACCCCCGCGCCCAAGGACCAAGGGCCGGACCCGGGTCCGCTGACGCTGCGTGAGGCGCTGTTCAGCCCCGGCTACCTACGCCTCTTGCTGGTCTCCGTCATCCTGGGCGTGCCCATCGCGCTCGCCTGTTTCTACTTCGTGAGCCTGCAGCACGAGCTCCAGCACTGGGTGTGGGAGTCCCTGCCGGAGGCGGCCGGATACGACCAGCCGCCCTGGTGGTGGCCGTTGCCCGCGTTGCTGCTGGCCGGGCTGCTGCTTGCTCCAGTCGTCACACGCGTGCCGGGCCACGGCGGGCATGTGCCCGTCCACGGTTTCGGCGGTCCGACCCTCGGGCCGAAGGAGCTGCCGGGCGTGGTCTTCGCCGCCCTTGCGGGGCTGCCTCTGGGCGTGGTGCTGGGTCCGGAAGCTCCTCTGATGGGGGTGGGCAGCGGCCTTGCCCTGCTCAGCGTGCGGGCGGCGAAACGGGAAGCGGACCCCAAGGCCGCGCTCGTTGTGGGCACCGCCGGTTCCACTACGGCGATCTCCACGATTCTCGGCGGCCCTCTGGTGGCCGCCGTGATGGTGGTGGAGGCCGCCGGTCTCGGCGGCTCGCAGCTGGTGCTCCTGCTGCTGCCCTGTCTGCTGGCCAGCGGTGTGGGGGCGCTGGTCTTCACCGGTTTCGGGCAATGGACCGGGCTGTCGACCGGGGGGCTCACCCTGCCCCAGGTGCCGCCGGACACAAACCCGGACGCGTGGGACTTCCTGTGGGGGATTCCCGTGGCGGTGCTGATCGCGGTGATCGTCACAGCCGGGCACCGCCTCGGGTTTCTCACGGAAGCCTGGACGAAACGGCTCACCGCCGTCCGCACGGTCGCCTGTGCCATGGCCGTGGGCATCTGCATCTCCGCGTACGCCCTGGTCACCGACCGCTCGCCGGAGGAGGCCGCGCTGTCCGGCCAGACGACTCTGAGCAGCCTGGCCGCACAGCCCCACGCCTGGTCCATCGGCACGCTGGCCGCTCTCGTCCTGTTCAAGGGCCTGGCATGGGGCATCTGTCTGGGCAGCCTGCGCGGCGGCCCCATCTTCCCCTCCCTCATGCTCGGTGCCGCGATCGGCATCGCATGCTCGGGTCTGCCGGGCCTCGGTACGGCGCCGGGGCTCGCGCTCGGGATGGCCACCGCCACGGCAGTGGTCACCCGTCTCCCGCTCACCAGCGCCGTGCTCTCCTTCCTGCTGCTCGGCACTGACGCAGCGCACCAGATGCCGCTGGTCATCGTCTGCTCGGTCGTCGGTTTCATCGCCTCCCAACTCCTCGAAGGGGAGCGGAAGTCGATCACGAAAGGCTGATCAGGCCTTACGCGGCGCGTCACTGCGGTACACCGCCAGCGCCCAGATGATGAACACGTCGACCGCGATCATGACTACGGACCAGATCGGCGAGTACGGCAGGAACATGAACTCGGCGATGAGGCTGAGCGAGGCCAGGCAGATACCTATGACTCGCGCCCAGGTGGCGGCCTTGAACAGGCCCCCGGCGGTGATCACGAGGCAGGCGCCGATGATCAGGTGGATCCAGCCCCAGCCGGTCAGGTTGATGCGATAGACGTAGTTGCCGACCCGGCCGTACACGTCGTCCTCGATGATCGCAGCGATGCCCTGGAGCACGCCGAGCACTCCGACGCACAGCATCAGCACGGCGGCGAAGGCGAGTCCGCCGGTCACCCATCCGCTGTTCGGTTCTCCGGGCTGCGGCCCCGTGTACGTCGGTGTTCCTGCCCGCTGGTCCTGACTCATGGTGTGGTCCTCTGTTCGGTCCCGTACGCCGGTCACATACGGGACTTCGAGCGTCGGCCCCGGCCCATCTCGGCGCCATTTGGGTACGCCCGTCCGGGTGATTCGGGCGCGGGGCACTCAGGCGCCGACGCACCGTTCGGCTGCCGTGGAGTGGCGGGGGATCGCCGGGGCGGACGATCGTGGTGGGGGCGAGCTTCGGCGGGACGCGACCTCGGGCGGGAGGCTCACGTGGTGCACCGCACAACCAATCCTGGAGTGCTACGAGTCGTGGGTCCACCCGTCTGTCTCGTAGTCGCCATGACCACCGCGTACTTCCTGCTCCCCCTCGACAGCCTCGGACCGGACCGCCCCCTGGTCAGCTGGACGATCTTCTTCGCGGGGCTCGCCGTCGCCACGTACCTGCTGCTGCGTCAGATCAGGGATGCGTACATCGACAGGCCGGGTGCCCACCCCGTCATCGTCATTCCCGTCCTGATGCTCATGGCGGTACTGCTCTTCTCCGGGACGTACTACGCCCTCGCCAAGGACCCGGACTCGTTCCAGGGACTCAAGACACGGCTCGACGCCCTGTACTTCACCGTCATCACTCTGGCGACGGTCGGCTACGGGGATGTGGTGCCGCTGAGCCAGACCGCACGACTGGTGACCATGTTTCAGATCCTGTACAGCTTCGTCATCCTGACCGCCGCCGCGACCGCGGTGTCGCGCCGAGTGCGCAGGCGGGCCGGGGAGCGGATGGGGCGCGACGATCTCACCTGACATGTCCGCCCGAGATGTCCGCCCTGATGCCCGGCAAGAGGGCGATGGCCATGATCGGGCCCCGCGACCTGGTCCGCCGCGACCGCGCGGCGCTCATTGTCGAGGGTGCCGAAGCGTGGTGAGGGCCAACCGGACGATGACATCGGGCGACAGGGGAACCAGGGAGGGGGACCGCTCGTTGCCCCGTTGGGCAAAGGAATCGTCAAGAGGCGCGGCCCGCGCCGGATTGCGCAGGGGATTTCCATGGGTGTCAGCCTTTCCAAGGGCGGCAATGTCTCGCTGACCAAGGAGGCCCCGGGACTGACCGCGGTCGTCGTGGGCCTCGGCTGGGACGTACGGAGCACCACCGGCACGGACTTCGACCTCGACGCCAGCGCTCTGCTGGTCGACGCCAACGGCAAGGTCGTCTCCGACCAGCACTTCGTGTTCTTCAACAACCTCAAGAGCCCAGAAGGCTCCGTCGAGCACACCGGTGACAACCTCACGGGTGAGGGCGAGGGCGACGACGAACAGATCAAGGTCAACCTCGCGGGCGTGCCGGCCGAGGTCGACAAGATCGTCTTCCCGGTCTCGATCCACGAGGGCGAGAGCCGCCAGCAGTCCTTCGGCCAGGTGCGCAACGCGTTCATCCGCGTCGTCAACCAGGCCGGTGGCACGGAGCTCGCCCGGTACGACCTGAGCGAGGACGCCTCGACCGAGACCGCGATGGTCTTCGGCGAGCTGTACCGCAACGCCGCGGAGTGGAAGTTCCGCGCGGTCGGCCAAGGGTATGCATCGGGCCTGCGGGGCATCGCGCAGGACTTCGGCGTCAATATCTGAGCCGCGTAAGCCTGTTCAGCTGCTCAAGGGCCTGATCCTCGACGACGCGTGCGGCGTGGGTCGGGCCCTTGGCACGCGCCCGGGTGTCCGTCGGCCCGGTACAGCCGACGTACCTGCCCGGTATGTGCCGGCCCCCGCGGTGGCTTCGGCGGCGGGGCCGCACGGTCCGGCTCCCGTTCCCGTACGGTCGACTCGGGGGCCGACCACCTTGATGGACCGTCCGGCCCGTCAGCCTTGATGCCGGCGTCGAACCACAGGCGGAGGACCACAGCATGCCGACCGACACCCCCATCGGCCGCGAGGCCCAGGCGCTGCCGGGCGTGGAACTGCTGTGGTCCGGCCGGGTGCCCGACCATATCGCCGATGCTCTCGCCCGGCCCCACATCCTCGACGGCGAGGAGTCCACGCGCCTGGCTGCCTTTGTGCGGGACACCGACCGGGACTCCTACGCCGTCGCGCACGTGACGCTGCGCAGGCTTCTGGGTGAGCGGCTGGGACTGGCCCCGGAAGCGGTGCCCTTCTCGCGCGAGCCGTGCACCCACTGCGGGGGCCCGCACGGGCGGCCCGTCGTCCCGGGCAGCCCGGTGCACTTCTCGCTCTCGCACACCAGCGGCCTGGTGATGATCGCGCTGGCCACGGGACCCGTCGGCATCGACGTCGAAGGTGTACCCGGCGACATCGGGATCGTCGCCGATGTCGCCGCCCAGCTGCACCCGAAGGAGCGTGCACACCTCGCGGCGCTGCCCACGGCGGACCGCGCCCTCGCCTTCGCCCGCTGCTGGACACGTAAGGAGGCCCTGCTGAAGGCGACGGGAGTCGGCCTGAACGAGGACCTTGCCCTCACCTATGTCGGGGCCGGACCCCAACCGGCCGCTGACGCCGACTGGTTGGTGGCCGACCTGCCCGCGGATCCCGGCTACACGGCAGCCGTCGCCGTACGCCGCACCACGCCCGGGCCCGCGCCTCAGTAGCGCTCTACCAGGTGCTCGCGGCCCGGCGGCGGTTCGTACGCCTCGGGCCAGAAGTCCGTGACGGTCGTGATCCGGCCCTCCTCGTCACCGGTGAAGAAGGTGACCACGTACATCTCCTCAAGGCCCACGGTGACGTGGATCCAGGTGACGGCCTGGTCGCGGTCGGCCACGATCCGCTGTATGCGCAGGTGCCAGTCGCCCGGATACTCGCGGTTGAAACGGACGCACGCCTCCTGGCCGCGGATCCGCTCGCGGGTCTGCGGCAGCTCGTAGACCACGTCCTCGGCCAGCGTCGCCGCGAAGCCCGCCCAGTCGCGGGCTTCGGCCGAGGACCAGTACGTCTCAACGGTCTTGTGCAGCTCGGTCGCTGAGGTCGATCGGTTCATACGGCGAGTGTGCACCCGGCCACTGACAATCGGGCCCGGGTGATCACGAGCGCGACGCCGAAGTTATCCACAGGCTGCGGACGGCCCGAACGGATTGTCGGGGGTCCGGCGCAGAATGGGGTCATGACTGAGATCACCGACTCCACGCCGGAGCTGCCGGGCACGCCGGAGCTGCCCGGCATGCCCGACTGGGAGAAGCGCTTCCGCGCGCCGCGCGTTTCCCTGCCCGACTGGGCGGAGGACGCACCGCACCGCTCGCTCTTCGTGTCCAACGCCACCGGGACCTACGAGCTGTACGCCTGGGACCGGGCGACGGGCGAGCAGCGGCAGGCGACGGACCGGCCCAATGGCACGACGGACGGGGTGCTCTCCCCCGACGGCGCGTCGATCTTGTGGTTCTCGGACACCGACGGCGACGAGTTCGGCGTCTGGATGCGCCAGCCCTTCGGCGGTGGGGACGACGAGCCCGCCGCGCCGGGCCTCGGACCCTCCTATCCGGCGGGTCTGGCCATCGGCCGGGACGGCACCTCGGTGGTCGGCCGCTCGACCGACGAGGACGGCACGACGATTCACGTCGTACGCAAGGACGCGGAGCCGGCCGAGATCTACCGGCACCGGGAGTCCGCCGGGGTCGGCGATCTGTCGCACGACGGGACGCTGATCGCGATCGAGCACACCGAGCACGGGGACGCGATGCACTCGGCGCTGCGAGTGGTACGCCTCGACGGCAGCCCCGTCTGCGAGCTGGACGACACAAAGGGGGGCACTGAGGAACTGGGGCTTGAGGTCCTCGGTTTCGCTCCGGTGGACGGGGACACCCGGCTGCTCGTCGGGCATCAGCGGCGCGGCCGTTGGGAGCCGATGATCTGGGACGTCGCATCGGGCGAGGAGACCGATCTCGCGATCGACCTGCCGGGCGATGTGAACGCCGAGTGGTATCCGGACGGCTCGGGGCTGCTGGTCGCGCACAGCTTCGAGGCACGCGGCGAGCTGTGGCG
This window of the Streptomyces sp. SLBN-118 genome carries:
- a CDS encoding potassium channel family protein; translation: MTTAYFLLPLDSLGPDRPLVSWTIFFAGLAVATYLLLRQIRDAYIDRPGAHPVIVIPVLMLMAVLLFSGTYYALAKDPDSFQGLKTRLDALYFTVITLATVGYGDVVPLSQTARLVTMFQILYSFVILTAAATAVSRRVRRRAGERMGRDDLT
- a CDS encoding TetR/AcrR family transcriptional regulator; translated protein: MATHGNAPLSRRERPAKRALTRPGIIAAAVRIMRSEGLQKVTMRRLAQELDTGPASLYVYVRNTAELHAAVLDELLGSVDLTPVSEDGDWRDRLIEVLTSCTSVLFAHPELARAALVARPSGEHYLRRVEALLALMDEGGVPPGQAAWGVDLLLQYATATAAEHAGQGQAADAQDDWDALTRALLGASRDTHPHIAALATALLSGEPRTRFAWGVRVLLNGIVHTPVPAPPAGSAA
- a CDS encoding chloride channel protein; this translates as MSANPPPPPGQSATPAPKDQGPDPGPLTLREALFSPGYLRLLLVSVILGVPIALACFYFVSLQHELQHWVWESLPEAAGYDQPPWWWPLPALLLAGLLLAPVVTRVPGHGGHVPVHGFGGPTLGPKELPGVVFAALAGLPLGVVLGPEAPLMGVGSGLALLSVRAAKREADPKAALVVGTAGSTTAISTILGGPLVAAVMVVEAAGLGGSQLVLLLLPCLLASGVGALVFTGFGQWTGLSTGGLTLPQVPPDTNPDAWDFLWGIPVAVLIAVIVTAGHRLGFLTEAWTKRLTAVRTVACAMAVGICISAYALVTDRSPEEAALSGQTTLSSLAAQPHAWSIGTLAALVLFKGLAWGICLGSLRGGPIFPSLMLGAAIGIACSGLPGLGTAPGLALGMATATAVVTRLPLTSAVLSFLLLGTDAAHQMPLVIVCSVVGFIASQLLEGERKSITKG
- a CDS encoding TerD family protein; this translates as MGVSLSKGGNVSLTKEAPGLTAVVVGLGWDVRSTTGTDFDLDASALLVDANGKVVSDQHFVFFNNLKSPEGSVEHTGDNLTGEGEGDDEQIKVNLAGVPAEVDKIVFPVSIHEGESRQQSFGQVRNAFIRVVNQAGGTELARYDLSEDASTETAMVFGELYRNAAEWKFRAVGQGYASGLRGIAQDFGVNI
- a CDS encoding nuclear transport factor 2 family protein; the encoded protein is MNRSTSATELHKTVETYWSSAEARDWAGFAATLAEDVVYELPQTRERIRGQEACVRFNREYPGDWHLRIQRIVADRDQAVTWIHVTVGLEEMYVVTFFTGDEEGRITTVTDFWPEAYEPPPGREHLVERY
- a CDS encoding 4'-phosphopantetheinyl transferase superfamily protein; translated protein: MPTDTPIGREAQALPGVELLWSGRVPDHIADALARPHILDGEESTRLAAFVRDTDRDSYAVAHVTLRRLLGERLGLAPEAVPFSREPCTHCGGPHGRPVVPGSPVHFSLSHTSGLVMIALATGPVGIDVEGVPGDIGIVADVAAQLHPKERAHLAALPTADRALAFARCWTRKEALLKATGVGLNEDLALTYVGAGPQPAADADWLVADLPADPGYTAAVAVRRTTPGPAPQ
- a CDS encoding metallophosphoesterase, which encodes MHARYGVPLGITAAGAAGLAYAAGFEARSFRLRRLTVPVLPHGMRPLRVLQVSDIHMVCGQRKKRAWLQSLAGLRPDFVVNTGDNLSDPDAVPEVLDALGPLLEYPGVYVFGSNDYYGPTLRNPGRYLIEKVQGRHGLNGNAPAVGVVHNPWEELRDAFDTAGWVNLSNTRGSLKLDGYELAFTGLDDPHIKRDRYDRVTGGPDTAADLSLAVVHAPYLRALDAFTADAYPLILAGHTHGGQLCIPFYGALVTNCDLDTARVKGLSTHQNAGNVSYLHVSAGCGTSRYTPVRFACPPEATLLTLVARD
- a CDS encoding NAD(P)/FAD-dependent oxidoreductase, whose product is MTTHHPLAIIGAGLGGLTLARVLHVNGIAATVFDLEASAGARTQGGMLDIHEETGQAALRAAGLHDQFRRLIHPGGEAMRILDKHGVVRMEQQDPGDGARPEVDRGQLRDLLLTSLPEGTVRWGKRITGAGPLGGGRHEVTLADGSAFTTNLLIGADGAWSRIRPLLSAALPAYTGVSFVEVDLLEADRRHPGSAAVIGGGFFFALDDGKGLLAHRETDGSLHVHVARKAPHEWITGIDFTDTDAAKAAVLAHFDGWHDSLRALVAEADGALVPRHIHALPTAHRWDRIPGVTLLGDAAHLMSPFAGEGANLAMFDGAELGSALAAHAGDTEAALAAYERTLFPRSESSAAESAASLDLLFGDNALTGLLDQFASHSQPG